In Aptenodytes patagonicus chromosome 6, bAptPat1.pri.cur, whole genome shotgun sequence, one genomic interval encodes:
- the LOC143161587 gene encoding serine palmitoyltransferase small subunit B-like translates to MDIKSMKNYLYWLYCQFELITCSYLMEPWEKLLFYTFNITMLVMVLYTAYIFVPVHISTAFQFFLHLFGNQHENTVSIVK, encoded by the coding sequence ATGGATATTAAGAGCATGAAGAACTATCTCTATTGGCTGTACTGCCAGTTTGAACTAATCACCTGCAGCTATCTCATGGAGCCATGGGAAAAACTGCTCTTCTACACTTTCAACATTACTATGTTAGTTATGGTCTTATACACTGCTTACATCTTTGTCCCTGTCCACATTAGCACGGCTTTTCAATTCTTCTTGCACTTATTTGGAAACCAAcatgaaaatactgtttccatCGTGAAGTAA